In Aerosakkonema funiforme FACHB-1375, the sequence ATCTATTTTCTTCTACTTCACAGGACATGGCATCCCCAATCCCGAAGATATAGATAACAACGCTTTCCTGCTGTGGAATAGGGAATTGCTGACAGTGCAGCAATTTGCTGGTATGCTCGATCGCCTTCCAGAGCAGACATCTGTAGTGATGATGATGAGTCAGTGCTTTTCCGGCTCATTCGCTAATTTTATCTACGAAGGCGGTGACCCCAAACGTCCAGTCGCACTGCAAACTCGTTGCGGCTTCTTCGCCACCGTCAAAACCAGACCTTCCGTTGGTTGTACTCCAGCAGTCAACGAAGCGGACTATAAAGATTATAGTTCTAGCTTCTTTGCAGGCTTGAGCGGGCGCAACCGTATCGGTCAGTCAGTCCCGTCAGCTGACTATAACAAAGATGGACGGATTTCTTATGGGGAAGCCCACGCTTTTGCCAAAGTGGACGAACGCAGTACAGATTGGCCGATTTCTACATCAGAAGCTTGGCTGCAAAGTCAGGCTGACAAACTGACTCAGCAGACAATCTTGAGTAAACCGATCGCGGAAGTTCTCCAAACCGCTCGCCCGGAACAAAGTTACGCGGTTCATTCTATCGCTAAAATATTTAATTTCAATATCCAGAAGTCTTTTCTGGCAAACATACAAGCAGTCGATCGCAGTCAGATCGCTAGTGAAGAACAAAAAGCTTATGTCATCCGTCTGGGGATGGAATTAACGAATATTGGTATGGAACAGGAGATCCGTAGTTCGCAAAACAGCAAAGCGATCGCCACCCTTGATAAATTAATCAAATGCGAAAGTAGTTCTTGGCAGCGACTGCAAACGGGACAACAGTAATGGGGCGACAGATGTCTTTTGAG encodes:
- a CDS encoding caspase family protein codes for the protein MQYFSRHRHYITNLALVISIGLQLPIVNTSVGVSGVRAATCQGQTPNQSPQQKTNFLAFGGGPAPEANEIAIEKNILYFQRTLSAMGYNPAEAFTFFANGDERQATVRYLDSGGQQQFKVPQIPNLDGASTMANLQRSLQDLSGNPKSIFFYFTGHGIPNPEDIDNNAFLLWNRELLTVQQFAGMLDRLPEQTSVVMMMSQCFSGSFANFIYEGGDPKRPVALQTRCGFFATVKTRPSVGCTPAVNEADYKDYSSSFFAGLSGRNRIGQSVPSADYNKDGRISYGEAHAFAKVDERSTDWPISTSEAWLQSQADKLTQQTILSKPIAEVLQTARPEQSYAVHSIAKIFNFNIQKSFLANIQAVDRSQIASEEQKAYVIRLGMELTNIGMEQEIRSSQNSKAIATLDKLIKCESSSWQRLQTGQQ